Proteins encoded together in one Coffea arabica cultivar ET-39 chromosome 2c, Coffea Arabica ET-39 HiFi, whole genome shotgun sequence window:
- the LOC113727465 gene encoding uncharacterized protein: MKDFPSCFGENGVQVADFSSSSSSTANKAAQNLVTSVYQCRLRGKSCSITVTWSKNLMGQGLSVGIDDNTNQSLCKVDIKPWLFSKKKGSKSLEASSSKLDVYWDLSSAKFGSGPEPLEGFYLGIVCERQIILLLGDMRKEALKKTGATPASSGSVLIAKREHIFGRKMFGTKAQFCDNGPVHDLMIECDTTGISDPCLVIRVDTKPLLQVKRLTWKFRGNHTILVDGIGIEVFWDVHNWLFATSLGNAVFMFKTCAPPEKLWASQPLCDPQTLHWSWSQRFRDTQSHNLGFSLILYAWKNE; encoded by the coding sequence ATGAAGgattttccttcttgttttggGGAAAATGGGGTTCAAGTTGCAGATTTTTCATCGTCATCTTCATCAACTGCTAATAAAGCTGCTCAGAATTTAGTAACTTCTGTTTATCAATGTCGATTGCGCGGTAAATCTTGCTCAATAACTGTTACTTGGAGTAAAAATTTGATGGGTCAAGGCCTTAGTGTTGGGATTGATGATAACACGAATCAGAGTCTTTGTAAGGTTGATATCAAACCGTGGTTGTTCTCTAAGAAGAAAGGGTCGAAGAGCTTAGAAGCAAGTTCTAGTAAACTTGATGTGTATTGGGACCTTTCTTCAGCTAAATTTGGATCCGGGCCTGAGCCGTTGGAGGGCTTCTATTTGGGGATTGTTTGTGAGAGACAAATTATTTTACTGCTAGGAGACATGAGAAAAGAAGCTTTGAAGAAAACGGGTGCCACCCCTGCTTCATCTGGTTCTGTTCTGATTGCAAAGAGAGAGCacatttttggtagaaaaatgtTTGGGACTAAGGCTCAGTTTTGTGACAATGGCCCTGTACATGATCTCATGATTGAATGTGATACGACTGGCATCAGCGATCCATGCCTTGTTATCCGGGTGGATACTAAGCCATTGTTGCAGGTGAAGCGACTGACTTGGAAATTTCGAGGGAATCATACCATTTTGGTTGATGGGATTGGAATTGAAGTATTTTGGGATGTTCATAACTGGCTCTTTGCTACGTCACTTGGAAATGCAGTTTTCATGTTCAAGACTTGTGCGCCACCTGAGAAGTTATGGGCTAGCCAACCTCTCTGTGATCCACAGACATTACATTGGTCATGGTCACAGAGATTCCGAGATACTCAGTCACATAATCTTGGTTTCTCTTTGATATTGTATGCTTGGAAGAATGAATAG